The proteins below are encoded in one region of Ereboglobus luteus:
- a CDS encoding 3'-5' exonuclease, with translation MNWKFWKRPPSNPVVAAYREATSPRPARKTPVADARFVILDCETSGFDIQANRILSLAIAEVSKGRLRIAKSRSWTVFQEDAPINKAVAIHGILPSQTAGGQPETEVLLEFLPCIHDAILVGHHIRFDIAMLNASLERHYRAALRNPTLDTAAFAMTSIEAFAKTAYPGQHEPSLEEVCAQCKIAPLERHTAEGDTFTTAQIFLSMCALHQRHLGRPLTLADLPVLNG, from the coding sequence ATGAATTGGAAATTCTGGAAACGCCCGCCCTCAAACCCGGTTGTCGCCGCCTATCGCGAGGCAACCTCGCCCCGCCCGGCGCGAAAAACACCCGTCGCCGACGCGCGATTTGTCATTCTCGATTGCGAGACATCCGGCTTCGACATCCAGGCCAACCGCATACTCTCGCTCGCCATTGCCGAGGTCAGCAAAGGCCGCCTGCGCATCGCAAAATCGCGTTCGTGGACGGTCTTTCAGGAGGACGCCCCGATCAACAAAGCCGTTGCGATTCACGGCATCCTGCCCTCGCAAACCGCGGGCGGCCAGCCGGAGACCGAGGTGCTGCTCGAATTCCTGCCCTGCATCCACGACGCGATTCTTGTCGGGCATCACATCCGTTTCGACATCGCCATGCTCAACGCATCGCTCGAACGGCACTACCGCGCCGCATTGCGCAATCCCACGCTCGACACGGCGGCGTTTGCCATGACGTCAATCGAGGCGTTCGCCAAAACCGCCTACCCCGGCCAGCATGAGCCCTCGCTTGAGGAAGTGTGCGCGCAATGCAAAATCGCCCCGCTCGAACGCCACACCGCCGAGGGCGACACATTCACAACCGCGCAGATTTTTCTCTCCATGTGCGCCCTGCACCAGCGCCACCTCGGCCGACCGCTGACGTTGGCGGATTTGCCGGTGCTGAACGGCTGA
- a CDS encoding DNA alkylation repair protein translates to MSAPALKDTLFNTDRFRLVARELSRIEKRFDAKRFLALSFRDFESLSLMQRLRRMTESLHATLPDAETNYRKTLATLRALAPVLAPGFAMLVFPDYVALHGTAPRDFDMSMDALKFFTPFGSSEFAVREFIRRDQPRALAIMQKWSRAPDEHVRRLSSEGCRPRLPWSFRLDSLVQNPAPVAPILENLRADSSLYVRKSVANHLNDITKDNPDWVFARIKDWPLENEHTTWIVKHALRTLIKKGDRRALAVIGAGEKARVQIDDFKITPRTLKLGERLGFSFTLKSTAKKSQRLVVDYAVHYVKKAGHTTRKVFKLKTLALAPRETIKITRNQRIENFTTRTHYAGRHEIEIIVNGETFANGGFDLKTK, encoded by the coding sequence ATGTCCGCCCCCGCGCTCAAAGACACGCTCTTCAACACCGACCGCTTCCGCCTCGTCGCCAGGGAACTCTCCCGCATCGAAAAACGCTTCGACGCAAAACGCTTTCTCGCGCTTTCCTTCCGCGACTTTGAAAGCCTTTCGCTCATGCAGCGTCTGCGCCGCATGACCGAGTCGCTCCACGCCACGCTGCCCGACGCCGAAACCAACTACCGCAAAACACTCGCCACGCTCCGCGCGCTCGCGCCCGTCCTCGCTCCCGGTTTCGCAATGCTTGTGTTTCCCGACTATGTCGCTCTCCACGGAACCGCCCCGCGCGATTTCGACATGTCGATGGACGCGCTAAAATTTTTCACGCCATTTGGTTCGTCCGAGTTTGCCGTGCGCGAGTTCATTCGCCGCGACCAGCCGCGCGCGCTTGCCATCATGCAAAAATGGTCGCGCGCCCCCGACGAGCACGTGCGCCGTCTCTCAAGCGAAGGCTGCCGCCCGCGCCTTCCGTGGTCATTTCGACTCGATTCGCTCGTGCAAAATCCCGCCCCCGTCGCGCCAATCCTCGAAAACCTCCGAGCCGACTCGAGCCTCTACGTGCGCAAATCCGTCGCCAATCACCTCAACGACATCACCAAGGACAATCCCGACTGGGTATTCGCGCGCATCAAGGACTGGCCGCTTGAAAACGAGCACACCACCTGGATCGTAAAACACGCACTGCGCACCCTCATCAAAAAAGGCGATCGTCGCGCGCTTGCCGTTATCGGCGCGGGCGAAAAAGCCCGCGTGCAAATCGACGATTTCAAGATCACTCCGCGCACACTCAAACTCGGCGAACGCCTGGGCTTTTCATTCACGCTCAAATCGACCGCGAAAAAGTCGCAACGGCTCGTCGTGGACTACGCCGTGCATTATGTGAAAAAAGCCGGCCACACCACGCGCAAGGTTTTCAAATTAAAAACCCTCGCGCTCGCGCCAAGGGAAACGATAAAAATCACCCGCAACCAACGCATCGAAAATTTCACCACCCGCACCCACTACGCCGGACGGCATGAAATCGAGATTATAGTGAACGGGGAGACATTTGCGAACGGTGGGTTTGATTTGAAAACAAAGTAG